A stretch of the Nitratireductor thuwali genome encodes the following:
- the puuE gene encoding allantoinase PuuE, giving the protein MRYVRNMRGYGANPPNPKWPGGARIAVQFVVNYEEGGENCVLHGDAASEAFLSEIVGAAPWPGKRHWNMESIYEYGARAGFWRLHRMFTAAEVPVTVFGVASALARSPEQVAAMKKAEWEIASHGLRWIDYRDHAEEDERADLAEAVRLHAEVVGERPRGLYLGRTSVNSVRIAIEEGGFDWISDAYDDDLPYWLDHDGQGNATRPQLVIPYTLDVNDMRFATAQGFNSGDQFYAYLKDTFDTLYSEGAAGRPAMMSIGLHCRLAGRPGRAAALQRFIEYVKGHDGVWLARRADIAAHWMTTHPYEAPRVRPSRMGLAEFVERFGGVFEHSPWIAERAHRLELGPAHDSPEGLHNALCRAFRSASHEERLRVLTAHPDLAGKLAAAKRLTAESAREQASAGLDALTDEERETFSRLNAQYVETFGFPFIIAVKDNSKESILRAFQQRIANDRETEFATACGQVERIAWHRLRDLLPS; this is encoded by the coding sequence ATGCGATACGTCAGGAATATGCGTGGCTATGGAGCCAATCCGCCGAACCCGAAATGGCCCGGCGGCGCGCGTATAGCCGTACAATTCGTCGTCAACTATGAGGAAGGCGGCGAAAACTGCGTGCTGCATGGCGATGCGGCGTCCGAGGCGTTTCTTTCCGAGATCGTGGGTGCCGCGCCCTGGCCAGGCAAGCGCCATTGGAACATGGAATCGATCTACGAATACGGCGCGCGCGCCGGTTTTTGGCGGCTCCACCGCATGTTCACGGCGGCGGAGGTGCCGGTGACGGTGTTTGGCGTGGCAAGCGCGCTCGCCCGCTCTCCCGAGCAGGTGGCGGCAATGAAGAAAGCTGAGTGGGAGATCGCCTCGCATGGTTTGCGCTGGATCGACTATCGCGATCATGCGGAGGAGGATGAGAGGGCCGATCTTGCCGAGGCTGTCCGGCTGCATGCAGAAGTGGTCGGCGAGCGGCCGCGCGGGCTCTATCTCGGCCGCACCTCCGTGAATTCCGTCAGGATCGCCATCGAGGAAGGTGGCTTCGACTGGATCTCCGACGCCTATGACGACGACCTTCCCTATTGGCTCGACCATGACGGACAGGGCAATGCCACGCGTCCGCAGCTCGTCATTCCCTATACGCTGGATGTCAACGACATGCGGTTCGCCACGGCGCAGGGGTTCAATTCCGGCGACCAGTTCTACGCCTATCTCAAGGACACTTTCGACACGCTCTATTCTGAAGGCGCCGCCGGCCGGCCGGCGATGATGAGCATCGGACTTCACTGCCGTCTGGCGGGGCGACCGGGCCGGGCCGCCGCCCTGCAGCGCTTCATCGAGTATGTGAAGGGGCATGACGGGGTGTGGCTCGCACGGCGAGCGGACATTGCCGCCCACTGGATGACGACGCACCCCTACGAGGCGCCGAGGGTGCGCCCCAGCCGCATGGGGCTGGCCGAATTCGTCGAGCGGTTCGGCGGCGTGTTCGAACATTCCCCATGGATTGCCGAGCGGGCGCACAGGCTGGAACTGGGCCCCGCCCACGACAGCCCCGAAGGGCTGCACAATGCGCTGTGCCGGGCGTTTCGTTCCGCGAGCCACGAGGAGCGGCTCCGCGTTCTCACCGCCCACCCGGACCTGGCGGGCAAGCTTGCCGCGGCCAAGCGCCTTACGGCGGAATCGGCGCGGGAGCAGGCCTCGGCCGGTCTCGATGCGCTGACGGACGAGGAGCGCGAGACATTCAGCCGTCTCAACGCGCAATATGTGGAGACTTTCGGGTTTCCCTTCATCATCGCGGTCAAGGACAACAGCAAGGAAAGCATTCTGCGGGCATTCCAGCAGCGCATTGCCAACGACCGCGAAACCGAATTCGCCACGGCCTGCGGCCAGGTGGAGCGTATCGCCTGGCACCGGCTCAGGGACCTGCTGCCTTCATGA
- a CDS encoding nucleoside deaminase: MKDASFVHRLLDVIEREIVPLTVEGVRAGNKLFGAAILRKSDFSVVVAETNNEIENPLWHGEVHALKRFYELPRDARPDTKDCLFLSTHEPCSLCLSAITWAGFDNFYYLFSHMDSRDSFAIPHDLKILKEVFTLEPGGYNSSNAFWDGRAIRELASALPEAQRQAVEGRVATLSATYEALSRAYQEGKAGNDIPLG; this comes from the coding sequence ATGAAGGATGCATCCTTCGTCCACCGTCTGCTCGATGTGATCGAGCGGGAGATCGTGCCGCTGACGGTCGAAGGCGTGAGGGCGGGCAACAAGCTGTTCGGGGCGGCGATACTGAGGAAAAGCGATTTCTCGGTGGTGGTCGCGGAGACCAACAACGAGATCGAGAACCCGTTATGGCATGGCGAGGTTCACGCGCTGAAACGGTTCTATGAGCTGCCAAGGGACGCGCGGCCGGATACGAAGGACTGCCTCTTCCTGTCAACGCACGAACCCTGCTCGCTGTGCCTTTCGGCCATCACCTGGGCCGGGTTCGACAATTTCTATTACCTCTTCAGCCACATGGATTCCCGCGACAGTTTCGCTATTCCGCACGACCTGAAGATATTGAAGGAGGTCTTCACGCTGGAGCCCGGCGGCTACAATTCCAGCAACGCATTCTGGGATGGCCGCGCCATACGCGAACTCGCGAGTGCCCTGCCGGAGGCGCAGCGGCAAGCGGTGGAGGGGCGAGTCGCGACGCTCTCCGCGACATATGAGGCGCTGTCGCGCGCCTATCAGGAAGGCAAGGCGGGAAACGATATTCCGCTTGGTTGA
- the xdhA gene encoding xanthine dehydrogenase small subunit: MPKTRHQIRFLLNDRDVSLADVTPDETLLDYLRLRRRLTGTKEGCAEGDCGACTVLVGRIAGDELLYEAVNACIRFLGSLDGCHVVTVEHLKRTDGTLHPVQQALVDHHGSQCGFCTPGFVMSLYALWMRSPQPGDQAIDKALQGNLCRCTGYEPIVKAARAIAGYGAPQADPLHGERARVRARLSALADGSRVEIGEGANRLLVPSDVDDLAEILQAEPNATIVAGSTDVGLWVTKFMRNIAPAVFIGGLGALRAIEEDAASITFGAGVSYSDAFSVLSGRIPPLGRLIDRIGGDQVRNMGTIGGNIANGSPIGDMPPPLIALGGSLTLRKGDTRRTIALEDYFIDYGKQDRAPGEFVEKIHVPLPDPDARFAVWKVSKRRDEDITAVLGAFNVTVRDGSVAQARIAYGGMAATPRRAKAVEAALVGRPWSQETVDAALAAYEADFTPISDMRASAEYRMMAAKNLLRRFHLATSGGAMPLEVARYEVA, from the coding sequence ATGCCCAAGACGCGTCATCAGATCCGGTTCCTCCTGAACGACCGCGACGTCTCGCTGGCCGATGTCACGCCGGATGAAACCCTGCTCGACTATCTGCGCCTGCGCCGCCGCCTGACCGGCACCAAGGAAGGCTGCGCCGAGGGCGATTGCGGCGCCTGCACGGTCCTGGTTGGCCGCATTGCCGGAGACGAGCTCCTCTACGAGGCCGTCAATGCCTGCATCCGCTTTCTCGGCTCGCTCGACGGCTGCCATGTGGTCACGGTCGAGCATCTGAAGCGGACGGACGGGACGCTGCATCCGGTGCAGCAGGCCCTGGTGGACCATCATGGCTCCCAATGCGGCTTCTGCACGCCGGGCTTCGTCATGTCGCTCTACGCCCTCTGGATGCGCTCCCCCCAGCCGGGCGACCAGGCGATAGACAAGGCCCTTCAGGGCAACCTCTGCCGCTGCACCGGCTACGAGCCCATCGTCAAGGCCGCACGGGCGATCGCCGGCTACGGCGCGCCACAGGCCGATCCGCTGCATGGCGAGCGGGCGCGGGTGCGCGCGCGGCTTTCGGCCTTGGCTGATGGAAGCCGCGTCGAGATCGGCGAAGGTGCAAACCGCCTCCTCGTGCCGTCCGATGTCGACGACCTGGCCGAAATCCTGCAGGCTGAACCCAACGCGACCATCGTCGCCGGCTCCACCGATGTCGGCCTGTGGGTCACCAAATTCATGCGCAATATCGCGCCTGCCGTGTTCATCGGCGGGCTGGGCGCGTTGCGAGCGATCGAGGAGGACGCGGCCAGCATCACCTTCGGTGCCGGCGTCAGCTATTCGGACGCTTTCTCCGTCCTTTCAGGCAGGATACCGCCGCTGGGCCGGCTGATCGACCGCATCGGCGGGGACCAGGTGCGCAACATGGGAACCATCGGCGGCAACATCGCCAATGGCTCGCCTATCGGCGACATGCCGCCGCCGCTGATCGCGCTGGGCGGCTCCCTCACCCTGCGCAAGGGCGATACGCGCCGCACTATCGCGCTCGAAGACTATTTCATCGACTATGGCAAGCAGGATCGGGCGCCGGGAGAGTTCGTAGAGAAGATCCATGTACCGCTGCCCGACCCGGACGCCCGCTTTGCGGTGTGGAAAGTGTCCAAGCGCCGCGACGAGGACATCACCGCCGTGCTGGGCGCCTTCAATGTCACCGTGCGCGACGGGTCCGTCGCGCAGGCCCGCATCGCCTATGGCGGCATGGCCGCCACGCCAAGGCGGGCAAAGGCCGTCGAAGCGGCACTCGTCGGGCGGCCGTGGTCGCAGGAAACGGTCGATGCCGCCCTTGCCGCCTATGAGGCGGATTTCACGCCTATCAGCGACATGCGCGCATCGGCCGAATATCGCATGATGGCGGCGAAGAATCTTCTGCGGCGCTTCCATCTGGCAACGTCCGGTGGCGCGATGCCTCTGGAAGTCGCCCGCTATGAGGTGGCGTAA
- a CDS encoding bifunctional allantoicase/(S)-ureidoglycine aminohydrolase: MSARRYYAPTGGHPGQDELLTGRAVFTDAYAVIPRGVMRDIVTSRLPFWEETRCWIIARPLSGFAETFSQYIVEVAPGGGSSRPEPDSTAECVLFVVSGEVVVTHEGSEHVMGEGGYAYLPPSAGWSLFNTGSEPARFHWIRKAYEPMEEGIGAPEAFFVNEKDIAPTPMPKTEGRWATTRFVDADDLRHDMHVTIVTLEPGAVIPFAETHVMEHGLYVLEGKAVYRLNQDWVEVEAGDFMWLRAFCPQACYAGGPGPFRYLLYKDVNRHPKLGTPFR, from the coding sequence ATGAGCGCGCGCCGCTATTATGCGCCGACCGGCGGGCATCCGGGGCAGGATGAGCTTCTGACGGGCAGGGCCGTCTTCACCGATGCCTATGCGGTCATTCCAAGGGGGGTGATGCGCGATATCGTGACGAGCCGGCTGCCGTTCTGGGAAGAGACGCGCTGCTGGATCATCGCCCGGCCGTTAAGCGGCTTTGCCGAAACGTTCTCCCAGTACATCGTGGAAGTGGCGCCCGGCGGGGGCAGTTCGCGCCCGGAGCCCGATTCAACGGCGGAGTGCGTTCTGTTCGTGGTGTCCGGCGAAGTGGTCGTCACCCACGAGGGAAGCGAGCATGTGATGGGCGAAGGGGGCTATGCCTATCTGCCGCCTTCCGCCGGCTGGAGCCTTTTTAACACGGGCAGCGAGCCGGCGCGATTCCACTGGATACGCAAAGCCTACGAGCCGATGGAAGAAGGCATCGGGGCGCCGGAGGCGTTCTTCGTCAACGAGAAGGATATTGCGCCCACGCCGATGCCGAAGACCGAGGGCAGATGGGCCACCACGCGTTTCGTCGACGCGGACGATCTTCGCCACGACATGCATGTGACGATCGTAACCTTGGAGCCGGGCGCGGTCATTCCCTTTGCCGAAACCCACGTCATGGAGCACGGGCTCTATGTATTGGAGGGCAAGGCGGTCTATCGGCTGAACCAGGATTGGGTCGAGGTGGAGGCGGGCGACTTCATGTGGCTGCGCGCCTTCTGCCCGCAGGCCTGCTACGCGGGCGGGCCGGGCCCGTTCCGCTATCTGCTCTACAAGGATGTGAATCGCCATCCCAAGCTCGGTACGCCGTTCCGTTGA
- the xdhB gene encoding xanthine dehydrogenase molybdopterin binding subunit — MTRHEPLDLKKAEISGGVATDRRHDSAHKHVTGEAVYIDDMAEPAGTLHAYLGLSAVAHGVIRSMDLDAVAAAPGVVTVLNHQDVPGTNDISPTGLNDEPIFTPDRVQFLGQPVFAVIAETREQARRACTLARIEYEELPALIDIAQAGEDARLVTKPLTLQRGSVGLALRAAPRRVSGRIRVGGQDHFYLEGQIAFAMPGEDQDVTVHSSTQHPSEVQHMVAHALGAPSHAVTVEVRRMGGGFGGKETQANLFAAVAAIAAKKTGRPVKIRPDRDDDMTATGKRHDFLIDYDVGFDEEGRILGVDFTYSARCGFSADLSGPVTDRALFHCDNTYYYPSVRAVSRPLYTNTVSNTAFRGFGGPQGMLGAERIIDEVAFALGRDPLEIRKRNLYGETDRNVTPYHQTVEDSEAAHVIEELEISAGYADRRREIAEFNERSPIVKRGIALTPVKFGISFTATHFNQAGALVHVYTDGSIHLNHGGTEMGQGLYVKVAQIVAEEFQVDIEQVKITATTTGKVPNTSATAASSGSDLNGMAAQNAARQIKDRLIDFATGQYEVPKEQIEFLPGRVRVGNQEIPFAELVRQAYMARVQLSAAGFYKTPKIHWDRDKGKGRPFYYFAYGAACSEVSVDTLTGEYVIERTDILHETGRSLNRAIDIGQIEGGFIQGMGWLTTEELVWDDKGRLRTHAPSTYKIPLASDRPKIFNVELADWGENREKTVHRSKAVGEPPFMLAMSVLHALSDAVASVAGHKICPRLDAPATPERVLMAVERLRAEG; from the coding sequence ATGACCAGACACGAGCCGCTCGACCTCAAGAAGGCGGAAATCTCCGGCGGTGTAGCCACCGACCGCCGACACGATTCCGCCCATAAGCATGTTACCGGCGAAGCCGTCTATATCGACGACATGGCAGAACCGGCCGGCACGCTACATGCCTATCTAGGCTTGTCGGCGGTTGCCCACGGCGTCATCCGGTCGATGGATCTCGACGCAGTGGCCGCCGCGCCCGGCGTGGTCACCGTTCTAAATCACCAGGACGTGCCCGGCACGAACGACATCAGTCCGACCGGCCTCAATGACGAGCCGATTTTCACGCCGGACAGGGTGCAGTTCCTCGGCCAGCCGGTTTTCGCCGTCATCGCCGAAACGCGTGAGCAGGCACGCCGGGCCTGTACCCTGGCCAGGATCGAATATGAGGAACTGCCGGCGCTGATCGACATCGCACAAGCCGGTGAAGACGCCCGCCTCGTCACCAAGCCGCTCACCCTGCAGCGCGGCAGCGTGGGCTTGGCGCTCCGGGCAGCGCCCAGGCGCGTCTCCGGCCGGATCCGCGTCGGCGGGCAGGATCACTTCTACCTTGAAGGCCAGATCGCCTTCGCCATGCCGGGCGAGGATCAGGACGTGACCGTCCACTCCTCCACGCAGCACCCGAGCGAGGTTCAGCATATGGTCGCCCATGCGCTGGGCGCGCCTTCCCACGCCGTCACCGTCGAGGTGCGGCGCATGGGCGGCGGCTTCGGCGGCAAGGAGACGCAGGCCAATCTGTTTGCGGCGGTCGCCGCCATCGCCGCGAAGAAGACGGGAAGGCCGGTCAAGATCCGCCCCGACCGCGACGACGACATGACCGCCACCGGCAAGCGCCACGATTTCCTGATCGACTACGATGTCGGCTTCGATGAGGAAGGGCGGATACTGGGCGTCGATTTCACCTACTCGGCGCGCTGCGGCTTTTCCGCCGATCTTTCCGGTCCCGTCACGGACCGGGCGCTTTTCCATTGCGACAACACCTACTACTATCCTTCGGTCCGGGCAGTCTCTCGCCCGCTCTATACCAACACCGTCTCCAACACCGCCTTTCGCGGTTTCGGTGGCCCGCAGGGCATGCTGGGTGCCGAACGCATCATCGATGAGGTGGCTTTCGCGCTGGGCCGCGACCCGCTGGAAATCCGCAAGCGCAACCTCTACGGCGAGACCGACCGCAACGTGACGCCCTATCACCAGACGGTCGAGGATAGCGAAGCCGCGCACGTGATCGAGGAACTGGAGATCAGCGCCGGCTACGCGGACCGCCGGCGCGAGATCGCCGAGTTCAACGAGCGCAGCCCCATCGTCAAGCGGGGCATTGCGCTGACGCCGGTCAAGTTCGGCATCTCCTTCACCGCGACCCATTTCAACCAGGCCGGCGCGCTTGTGCACGTCTACACGGATGGCTCCATCCATCTCAATCATGGCGGCACCGAGATGGGACAGGGCCTCTACGTCAAGGTCGCCCAGATCGTCGCCGAGGAATTCCAGGTCGATATCGAGCAGGTGAAGATCACCGCAACGACCACCGGAAAGGTGCCCAACACCTCGGCCACCGCTGCCTCGTCCGGTTCCGATCTCAACGGCATGGCCGCGCAAAACGCCGCGCGCCAGATCAAGGACCGCCTGATCGATTTCGCGACAGGCCAATATGAGGTTCCAAAGGAGCAGATAGAGTTCCTGCCCGGCCGGGTGCGCGTCGGCAACCAGGAAATCCCTTTCGCCGAACTGGTGCGCCAGGCCTATATGGCCCGCGTCCAGCTTTCAGCCGCCGGGTTCTACAAGACGCCGAAGATCCATTGGGACCGCGACAAGGGCAAGGGCCGTCCCTTCTACTATTTCGCCTATGGCGCGGCCTGCTCGGAAGTCTCGGTCGACACGCTGACGGGCGAGTATGTCATCGAGCGCACCGACATCCTCCACGAGACAGGACGCTCGCTCAACCGGGCCATCGACATTGGCCAGATCGAGGGCGGCTTCATTCAGGGCATGGGCTGGCTGACCACGGAAGAACTCGTTTGGGACGACAAGGGCCGGCTGCGCACCCATGCGCCCTCGACCTACAAGATCCCGCTGGCCTCCGACCGGCCGAAAATATTCAATGTGGAGCTGGCCGATTGGGGTGAAAACCGCGAGAAGACCGTTCACCGCTCCAAGGCCGTCGGCGAGCCGCCTTTCATGCTGGCCATGTCGGTCCTGCACGCCCTGTCGGACGCCGTGGCAAGCGTCGCCGGTCACAAGATCTGCCCGAGGCTTGATGCGCCGGCCACGCCTGAACGCGTGCTGATGGCGGTGGAGCGCCTGAGAGCGGAGGGTTGA
- a CDS encoding ureidoglycolate lyase produces the protein MKRIEAQSLTREAFAPFGDVIETEGADSFLINEGNCRRFHDLARVEAVGEGARVLINIFRGQPYAMPLTLGMVERHPLGSQAFMPLSGRPFLVAVCPDNDGVPGEPLAFITAPGQGVNYARNVWHAVLTPIGQEQDFLVIDRGGEGNNLEEFFFDEPFTIHVGENP, from the coding sequence ATGAAGCGCATCGAAGCGCAATCGCTGACACGGGAGGCTTTCGCGCCTTTCGGCGACGTCATCGAGACGGAGGGAGCCGACAGCTTTCTCATCAATGAGGGCAATTGCCGGCGCTTTCACGATCTGGCGCGCGTGGAGGCGGTCGGCGAGGGCGCGCGGGTGCTGATCAATATCTTTAGGGGCCAGCCCTATGCGATGCCGCTGACGCTCGGCATGGTCGAGCGGCATCCGCTCGGCAGCCAGGCCTTCATGCCGCTGTCGGGGCGTCCCTTCCTCGTCGCGGTGTGCCCGGACAATGACGGCGTTCCCGGCGAGCCGCTGGCCTTCATCACCGCGCCGGGGCAGGGCGTGAACTATGCGCGCAATGTCTGGCATGCGGTGTTGACGCCGATCGGCCAAGAGCAGGATTTCCTCGTCATTGACCGGGGCGGCGAAGGCAACAATCTCGAAGAGTTCTTCTTCGACGAGCCTTTCACGATCCATGTTGGGGAGAACCCATGA
- a CDS encoding IS110 family transposase, with protein sequence MLEVNTIGLDLAKNVFQAHGADGSGAVLFRKKLRRDQVLRFLVDQPACTVAMEACAGSHYWAREIAKLGHEVRLIAPGYVKPFVKRQKNDAADAEAICEAAQRPTMRFVAVKSEEQQAAAMVFRVRDLVVRQRTQTINAIRGHLAEFGLVAAQGLFHVAKLIATIEDKGSAIPEAARPILSLLVEQLRALDTRVAELDREVARRAREDAEARRLMTIPGIGPVTATALAALAPSAQTFKRGRDFAAWLGLTPLQRSSGGKQKLGETSRMGERTLRRLLIIGASAAVRWAMRKGSTGDPWLSRMLERKPPMLVIVALANKTARIVWALMARGGTYRTPAIAG encoded by the coding sequence ATGTTGGAAGTTAACACAATCGGATTGGACCTGGCGAAGAACGTGTTCCAGGCGCACGGCGCAGATGGGTCGGGAGCTGTGCTGTTCCGGAAGAAGCTTCGCCGCGATCAGGTACTTCGCTTTCTTGTCGATCAGCCGGCCTGCACGGTTGCCATGGAAGCGTGCGCCGGCAGCCATTACTGGGCGCGGGAGATCGCGAAGCTCGGGCACGAAGTCCGGCTGATCGCTCCGGGATACGTCAAGCCATTTGTGAAGCGTCAGAAGAACGATGCGGCTGACGCCGAAGCAATCTGTGAAGCTGCGCAACGGCCGACCATGCGGTTCGTGGCGGTGAAGAGCGAAGAGCAGCAGGCTGCGGCAATGGTGTTCCGCGTCCGCGATCTTGTCGTTCGCCAGCGGACCCAGACGATCAATGCAATACGCGGCCATCTTGCGGAATTTGGACTTGTGGCTGCGCAAGGCCTCTTCCACGTGGCCAAGCTCATCGCGACGATTGAGGATAAGGGTTCCGCCATCCCCGAAGCCGCCCGCCCGATCCTGTCTCTACTCGTTGAGCAGTTGCGGGCGCTGGATACGAGAGTGGCCGAGCTCGACCGAGAGGTCGCTCGGCGCGCCAGAGAGGATGCGGAAGCCAGGCGCTTGATGACCATTCCCGGTATAGGACCGGTCACCGCGACGGCGCTTGCCGCGTTGGCCCCGTCCGCTCAGACCTTCAAGAGAGGCCGGGACTTCGCGGCATGGCTCGGACTAACGCCGCTGCAACGTTCTTCGGGCGGCAAGCAGAAGCTCGGCGAGACGTCTCGAATGGGCGAGCGAACCCTGCGACGGCTGCTGATCATTGGGGCCAGCGCCGCCGTGCGCTGGGCCATGCGGAAGGGATCGACCGGGGATCCGTGGCTTTCGCGGATGCTTGAGCGCAAGCCACCCATGCTGGTCATCGTCGCCTTGGCCAACAAGACGGCGCGCATCGTGTGGGCATTGATGGCCAGAGGCGGAACCTATCGAACGCCGGCCATAGCAGGATAG
- the xdhC gene encoding xanthine dehydrogenase accessory protein XdhC — protein MTTTADRLQTFLDAAPAAALIEVREAKGSTPREKGAWMLVSPEAIFNTIGGGQLEFLAIDKARQLIERNIRTGALDIPLGPEIGQCCGGHVGLDIRIVTDSERARMLERARADDAAQPHVYLFGGGHVGHALARALALLPVRAVVVETRQEALEDFPPDVETRLTAMPEEMVHAAPPGSAFVVLTHDHALDFLIVSEALAREDAAYVGMIGSKTKRATFKSWYLKNGGSESRLTRLVTPIGGSHLRDKRPAVIAAMAAAELMAALA, from the coding sequence ATGACAACGACCGCCGACCGCCTCCAGACCTTCCTCGACGCCGCGCCTGCTGCGGCGCTGATCGAGGTGCGCGAGGCGAAGGGATCGACCCCGCGCGAAAAAGGGGCATGGATGCTGGTTTCCCCCGAAGCCATCTTCAACACGATAGGCGGCGGCCAGCTTGAATTCCTGGCGATAGACAAGGCCCGGCAGCTGATCGAACGGAACATCAGGACCGGAGCGCTCGACATTCCGCTCGGCCCCGAGATCGGCCAATGCTGCGGCGGCCATGTCGGCCTCGACATCCGCATCGTCACCGACAGCGAACGCGCCCGGATGCTGGAGCGCGCCCGCGCCGATGATGCAGCCCAACCCCATGTCTACCTGTTCGGCGGCGGGCATGTCGGCCATGCGCTGGCACGGGCGCTCGCCCTGCTGCCCGTCCGTGCGGTTGTGGTGGAAACGCGCCAGGAAGCGCTCGAGGACTTCCCGCCCGACGTCGAAACACGGCTGACCGCCATGCCCGAGGAGATGGTGCACGCCGCCCCGCCGGGTTCTGCCTTTGTCGTGCTCACCCACGATCACGCGCTCGATTTCCTCATCGTCTCCGAAGCGCTGGCGCGCGAGGATGCGGCCTATGTCGGCATGATCGGCTCGAAGACCAAGCGCGCGACCTTCAAGAGCTGGTACCTGAAAAACGGCGGCAGCGAGAGCCGCCTTACCCGGCTCGTGACCCCCATCGGCGGGAGCCATCTGCGCGACAAGCGCCCGGCGGTGATCGCGGCCATGGCGGCCGCCGAGCTGATGGCCGCACTGGCGTAG
- a CDS encoding LysR family transcriptional regulator — protein sequence MAYLDNIAVFVRVVELGNLSAAGRDMRISPAVASNRVKELEKYLGVRLFNRTTRQLMPTEQGRVFYEGAKKVLEAVSEAEASVAALSGQPRGIIRMTAPLGLGRRMIASGIPEFRDRYPDIEVRLRLSDHEVDMMKEGIDVAFKLGLLEDSSLRMRGIMDCERVLAASPEYLARRGTPERPEQLVEDGHDCLMLRFPGLREYFWTLQTPEGPRKFEVRGPFDTDDGDVITGWALSGRGIINKPRFEIEPFLRDWRLKVVLPETPPVPIKLAAVYPHKKYQDPKVRLLVDFMAERCQRLIGEALTGR from the coding sequence ATGGCTTATCTCGACAACATAGCAGTCTTCGTGCGGGTGGTGGAACTCGGCAATCTGTCGGCCGCCGGGCGCGACATGCGCATCTCCCCGGCCGTCGCCTCCAACCGGGTGAAGGAGCTGGAAAAGTATCTCGGCGTGCGCCTGTTCAACCGCACCACGCGGCAACTCATGCCGACCGAGCAGGGGCGGGTGTTCTATGAGGGTGCGAAGAAGGTGCTGGAGGCGGTGTCGGAGGCGGAGGCTTCCGTCGCCGCGCTTTCGGGGCAGCCGCGCGGCATCATCCGCATGACGGCGCCGCTGGGGCTCGGGCGGCGGATGATCGCGAGCGGCATTCCGGAGTTCCGCGACCGCTATCCCGATATCGAGGTCAGGCTGCGCCTGTCCGACCATGAGGTCGACATGATGAAGGAAGGCATCGACGTGGCCTTCAAGCTGGGGCTGCTCGAAGATTCCAGCCTGCGCATGCGGGGCATCATGGATTGCGAGCGGGTGTTGGCCGCTTCGCCCGAGTATCTCGCGCGGCGCGGCACGCCGGAACGGCCCGAGCAATTGGTGGAGGACGGGCACGATTGCCTGATGCTGCGGTTTCCCGGCCTGCGCGAATATTTCTGGACCCTGCAGACGCCGGAAGGCCCGCGAAAATTCGAGGTGCGGGGGCCGTTCGACACGGATGACGGCGATGTCATCACCGGCTGGGCGCTTTCGGGACGCGGCATCATCAACAAGCCGCGCTTCGAGATAGAGCCTTTCCTGCGCGATTGGCGGCTCAAAGTCGTCCTGCCGGAAACGCCGCCGGTTCCGATCAAGCTGGCCGCGGTCTATCCGCACAAGAAATATCAGGACCCGAAGGTGCGGCTGCTGGTCGATTTCATGGCGGAGCGCTGCCAGCGCCTGATCGGCGAGGCGCTGACGGGGCGGTAA
- the uraH gene encoding hydroxyisourate hydrolase, with the protein MGKPAEGRLTTHVLDTASGQPAAGMEIALYRFNGEGRTHLKTVTTNADGRCDAPLLEGGAFAPGEYELIFEVGNYLRKQGVTLPAPAFLDRVPIRFGIADDVHYHVPLLVSPYGYSTYRGS; encoded by the coding sequence ATGGGCAAGCCCGCCGAAGGCCGGCTGACGACGCATGTGCTCGACACCGCCTCGGGCCAACCCGCAGCAGGCATGGAAATCGCGCTCTACCGGTTCAACGGCGAGGGCCGGACGCACCTCAAGACCGTCACCACCAACGCCGACGGGCGCTGCGACGCGCCGCTTCTGGAGGGCGGCGCCTTCGCGCCGGGCGAATATGAGCTCATCTTCGAAGTCGGCAACTATCTGCGCAAGCAGGGCGTGACGCTGCCGGCGCCGGCCTTCCTCGACCGCGTGCCGATCCGCTTCGGCATCGCCGACGACGTTCACTACCATGTGCCGCTGCTCGTCTCGCCCTATGGTTATTCCACCTACCGGGGGAGCTGA